The Desulfomicrobium orale DSM 12838 genome includes a window with the following:
- a CDS encoding IS4 family transposase: protein MCGKRNHHNILPHKEILDLSHHNTLFSQTLSLIPRHVFQKLERRHKTGRSSRQFGFKEQFTVMAFIQLAARRSMRDGLRCLEAAGNRLYHWGLKNVARSTFADANNSRPVGFFKDLFAEMYGLCAAKAPKHKFRFKSKLFSLDATTIKLCLSLFPWASFRQAKGGVKVHTLLDHDGHIPAFATVTDAKIHESRIAQAMELPKGSIVVFDKGFTSYPWFRLLGAKGVFFVTRLKRNAVFKLLERRLVNRKTGVTSDHIIEVSSRGKSLRLRRIGYRDQETGKHYEFLTNHFRLSAKTIADIYKDRWQIELFFKEIKQNLRIKTFVGNSENAVLIQIYTALTVYLLLAYQKFLSRLGLSVQQLFQLIQLNLLGEASLDELLNPRRRKFDNSYNFTLLDYIA from the coding sequence ATGTGTGGTAAAAGAAATCACCACAACATCTTGCCACACAAGGAGATTCTGGACTTGAGTCACCATAATACACTATTCTCCCAGACGCTATCTCTGATTCCCAGACATGTTTTTCAGAAACTCGAAAGACGGCACAAAACCGGGCGCTCGTCGCGTCAATTCGGTTTCAAGGAGCAGTTCACGGTCATGGCCTTCATCCAGCTTGCCGCAAGACGTTCCATGCGCGATGGCCTGCGCTGCCTTGAGGCTGCGGGAAACCGCCTGTATCACTGGGGACTGAAAAACGTGGCCCGCTCGACCTTTGCTGACGCGAACAATTCTCGCCCCGTAGGCTTTTTCAAGGATCTGTTCGCCGAGATGTACGGCCTGTGCGCCGCAAAAGCCCCGAAGCACAAATTCCGTTTCAAATCCAAATTGTTCAGTCTGGACGCCACCACCATAAAGCTTTGCCTGTCGCTTTTTCCCTGGGCCTCGTTTCGGCAGGCCAAGGGCGGCGTCAAAGTACATACCTTGCTGGATCACGATGGCCATATCCCGGCTTTCGCAACCGTCACCGACGCCAAAATCCATGAAAGCCGCATAGCTCAGGCTATGGAGTTGCCCAAAGGCTCCATCGTGGTCTTTGACAAGGGCTTCACCAGCTATCCCTGGTTTCGGCTCCTCGGGGCAAAGGGCGTCTTTTTTGTGACCCGGCTCAAGCGCAACGCCGTTTTCAAACTCCTGGAGCGCCGCCTCGTGAATCGCAAGACCGGCGTTACTTCCGATCACATCATTGAAGTCTCCAGCCGGGGAAAATCCTTACGCTTGCGCCGTATCGGCTATCGTGACCAGGAAACCGGGAAACACTACGAATTTTTGACCAACCATTTCCGGCTTTCGGCGAAAACCATCGCCGACATCTATAAAGACCGCTGGCAAATCGAGCTCTTCTTCAAGGAAATCAAACAAAATTTGCGCATAAAGACCTTCGTCGGCAACTCGGAAAACGCTGTCCTGATCCAGATTTACACGGCCCTGACGGTTTACCTGCTCCTCGCGTACCAGAAATTCCTCAGCCGTCTCGGACTCTCCGTACAGCAACTCTTCCAGCTCATTCAACTCAACCTGCTCGGCGAGGCATCCTTGGATGAACTCCTGAATCCCAGACGACGAAAATTCGATAATTCATATAACTTCACACTGTTAGATTACATCGCTTAG
- a CDS encoding IS1595 family transposase produces the protein MFENSRLSRYKVGKIIECFCIDIDATRTALLLKLNRKTVNRYFLAFRRLIYLHQVSKKEQILGVVEVDESFFGPARVRERPSPRKRGRGTLKQPVFGICEREGAVCTELVTDCPAKTLQAIIRGKVSPESIIHSDCWKGYDGLVDVGYDKHFRINKSRHFAEKSVHINGIEAFWSFTKRRLAKFNGVKQNFELHLKECEWRYNRALPQLLASLKLLVAKNKDLMV, from the coding sequence ATGTTTGAAAACAGCAGATTAAGTCGATATAAAGTCGGAAAAATCATTGAATGCTTTTGCATCGACATTGACGCTACCAGAACCGCTCTGCTCCTGAAGTTGAACAGAAAAACCGTGAATAGGTACTTTCTGGCCTTCAGGCGGTTGATTTATCTCCACCAGGTATCCAAAAAAGAGCAAATACTCGGTGTGGTTGAGGTTGATGAAAGTTTTTTTGGCCCCGCCCGGGTTCGTGAGCGGCCAAGCCCCCGAAAAAGGGGACGGGGCACGCTTAAACAGCCAGTCTTCGGCATCTGTGAGCGTGAGGGAGCGGTTTGCACAGAGCTGGTCACGGACTGCCCGGCCAAAACGCTTCAAGCCATCATCAGGGGCAAGGTTTCGCCTGAGAGCATTATCCATTCCGACTGCTGGAAAGGCTATGACGGACTGGTGGATGTGGGGTACGACAAACATTTCCGTATCAACAAATCCAGACACTTTGCGGAAAAATCGGTCCACATCAACGGTATCGAAGCATTCTGGAGCTTTACAAAACGCCGCCTGGCAAAGTTTAACGGTGTGAAGCAGAATTTCGAACTCCACCTCAAGGAGTGTGAATGGCGCTACAATCGAGCGCTACCTCAACTTCTCGCCAGCCTCAAACTTTTGGTGGCAAAGAACAAAGACCTGATGGTCTAG
- a CDS encoding metal-dependent hydrolase translates to MNTLTWHGHSAFAITTRRNAVLVDPWFDGNSAAKTKSGDIHADLVLVTHDHADHMGQALDICTRTGASLGCIVELAARFREWGLPERQILNGIGFNIGGTVEHNGIAVTMVQATHSCDAGVPVGFIIRLEDGYTIYHAGDTGILSSMALWGKLYDIDLALLPIGGVFTMDAPQAALAAMMLRCKKAVPMHWGTFPVLAQNCDAFQEELKKLNLEDVMMRLEVGVPVGLFR, encoded by the coding sequence ATGAATACCCTGACCTGGCACGGGCATTCCGCCTTTGCCATCACTACCAGACGGAACGCCGTTCTGGTGGACCCGTGGTTCGACGGCAATTCCGCCGCCAAGACCAAATCCGGCGATATCCATGCCGATCTGGTGCTGGTCACCCACGACCACGCCGACCACATGGGGCAAGCTCTGGACATCTGTACGCGCACCGGGGCCAGTCTGGGCTGTATTGTGGAGCTGGCCGCCCGTTTCAGGGAATGGGGGCTCCCGGAACGCCAGATTCTGAACGGTATCGGCTTCAACATCGGCGGCACGGTGGAGCACAACGGCATCGCCGTGACCATGGTCCAGGCCACGCACTCCTGCGACGCCGGCGTGCCCGTGGGGTTCATCATCCGGCTGGAGGACGGCTACACCATCTATCACGCCGGGGACACGGGCATTCTGTCGTCCATGGCCCTGTGGGGCAAACTTTACGACATCGATCTGGCCCTGCTGCCCATCGGCGGCGTTTTCACCATGGATGCGCCCCAGGCCGCCCTGGCCGCCATGATGCTGCGCTGCAAAAAGGCCGTCCCCATGCACTGGGGCACCTTTCCCGTTCTGGCCCAGAACTGTGACGCCTTTCAGGAAGAACTGAAAAAGCTGAACCTGGAAGACGTCATGATGCGGCTGGAAGTGGGTGTTCCGGTGGGACTTTTCCGCTGA
- the trpB gene encoding tryptophan synthase subunit beta gives MTMPTADGFFGDYGGQFVPDSIRKALDELTQAFERYREDPEFWEEYRYYQKHFTGRPSPLYFCANLTRHCGGAKIYLKREDLNHLGAHKVNNTLGQILLAKRMGKKKIIAETGAGQHGVATAATAALMGMECAIHMGALDVRRQKLNVFRMRMMGATVVPAESGQQTLKEAVDEALAAWIRDADNTFYLLGSAVGPHPYPLMVREFQAVIGREAREQMLEAEGRLPGYCVACVGGGSNSIGIFSGFMDDPEVRLVGVEPGGRGLEYGQHAATLCLGEPGVMHGFKSYMLKDPKGEPAEVASCSAGLDYPGVGPEHAHLKDSGRASYVHVSDREALNAFFLLSRTEGIIPALESSHALAHALRLAPELSPDTILLVNLSGRGDKDVEQVERMVESGEFVPRME, from the coding sequence ATGACCATGCCCACGGCGGACGGATTTTTTGGCGATTACGGCGGACAGTTCGTGCCGGATTCCATCAGAAAGGCTCTGGACGAGCTGACCCAGGCCTTTGAGCGGTACCGCGAAGATCCGGAGTTCTGGGAGGAATACCGGTATTATCAGAAGCATTTCACGGGCCGGCCCAGCCCGCTTTATTTCTGCGCCAACCTGACCAGACACTGCGGCGGCGCGAAGATCTACCTCAAGCGGGAAGACTTGAACCACTTGGGCGCGCACAAGGTGAACAACACCCTGGGCCAGATTCTGCTGGCCAAACGTATGGGCAAGAAAAAAATCATCGCCGAAACCGGGGCCGGGCAGCACGGCGTGGCCACGGCCGCCACGGCGGCGCTCATGGGCATGGAGTGCGCCATCCACATGGGGGCTTTGGACGTCCGGCGGCAGAAGCTGAACGTGTTCCGCATGCGGATGATGGGTGCCACGGTGGTGCCCGCCGAAAGCGGCCAGCAAACCCTCAAGGAGGCCGTGGACGAGGCTCTGGCGGCCTGGATCCGGGATGCGGACAACACCTTCTATCTGCTGGGTTCCGCCGTGGGGCCGCATCCGTATCCGCTCATGGTGCGCGAATTTCAGGCCGTGATCGGACGGGAGGCCAGAGAGCAGATGCTGGAGGCTGAAGGCCGTCTGCCTGGCTACTGCGTCGCCTGCGTGGGCGGCGGTTCCAACTCTATCGGGATTTTTTCCGGATTCATGGACGATCCTGAAGTCCGTCTGGTGGGCGTGGAACCCGGCGGCCGGGGACTGGAGTACGGACAGCACGCGGCCACTTTGTGCCTGGGTGAGCCGGGTGTCATGCACGGCTTTAAGTCGTATATGCTCAAAGACCCCAAAGGAGAGCCCGCCGAGGTCGCCTCCTGCTCGGCCGGGCTGGACTATCCCGGCGTGGGGCCGGAACACGCCCATCTGAAGGATTCGGGCCGGGCCAGCTATGTGCACGTCAGCGACCGGGAGGCCCTGAACGCCTTCTTCCTGCTGTCCCGCACGGAGGGGATCATTCCGGCTTTGGAGTCCTCCCACGCCCTGGCCCATGCCCTGCGCCTGGCTCCGGAACTTTCGCCGGACACCATTCTGCTGGTGAATCTGTCCGGCCGCGGCGACAAGGATGTGGAGCAGGTGGAACGCATGGTCGAGAGCGGAGAATTCGTGCCCCGGATGGAGTAG
- a CDS encoding RluA family pseudouridine synthase produces MPTAPSDQTTGSSDPEPAFSRAIAVEEPGLARDLLARVTGLSKNAVKDCMIKGGVWRRKNRRTTVRLRRATAAVIPGDRLEIHYDPRLLALVPPEPELVFRNERYSVWNKPAGTLAQGTLFADHCAMPRLVQTRLDLKNEPHPVHRLDREARGLMLLARDADAAARLGALFRNGLVEKEYMVVVAGRPSWTEMESDAPLDGRESKSMFRVLQTDRPSDTALVAARIATGRRHQIRRHLAGLGYPVLGDPRYGRRNTCAHGLQLLAQSLAFICPFTKAPMSWSLPPLVFPPSRRQAAMTSRKT; encoded by the coding sequence GTGCCGACCGCTCCTTCGGACCAGACAACCGGCTCCTCCGACCCGGAACCCGCCTTCTCGCGCGCCATCGCCGTGGAAGAACCCGGCCTTGCCCGCGATCTGCTGGCCCGCGTCACCGGGCTTTCCAAAAACGCTGTCAAGGATTGCATGATAAAAGGCGGAGTATGGCGGCGCAAAAACAGGCGAACCACCGTACGCCTGCGCCGGGCCACAGCGGCCGTCATTCCCGGCGACCGTCTGGAAATTCATTACGATCCGCGCCTGCTGGCTCTGGTCCCTCCCGAGCCGGAGCTTGTCTTTAGAAACGAACGCTATTCCGTCTGGAACAAGCCTGCGGGAACGCTGGCCCAGGGCACGCTTTTTGCCGACCACTGCGCCATGCCGCGCCTAGTGCAGACCCGGCTTGATCTCAAAAACGAGCCGCACCCCGTACACCGACTGGACCGGGAAGCGCGCGGCCTCATGCTTCTGGCCCGTGACGCGGACGCCGCGGCCCGGCTGGGAGCACTCTTCCGCAACGGTCTGGTGGAAAAGGAATACATGGTCGTTGTGGCGGGGCGGCCTTCCTGGACGGAGATGGAAAGTGATGCGCCTCTCGACGGCAGGGAAAGCAAATCGATGTTCCGCGTGCTGCAAACAGATCGTCCATCTGACACGGCCCTTGTCGCGGCCCGCATCGCGACCGGGCGCAGGCACCAGATCAGACGGCATCTGGCTGGTCTGGGGTATCCGGTACTGGGCGACCCGCGCTACGGACGGCGCAACACCTGCGCGCACGGCCTGCAACTTTTGGCGCAAAGCCTGGCTTTCATCTGTCCGTTCACCAAAGCGCCCATGAGCTGGAGCCTGCCTCCCCTCGTCTTCCCCCCTTCCCGCCGTCAGGCGGCCATGACCTCACGGAAAACATGA
- a CDS encoding arginyltransferase, which translates to MIVYQHPQLSQSTDCPYLPKQALSYEHFFADHLTGHELETLLAGGWRKFGHYFFRPACPGCLACTSLRIPVARFRPSRSQKRVLRLCRNVRVSFGPLRYTPELFDLYQLHGRERFGQENSFEEFAASLHSPSCPALLARYETAGRLVAAGYLDKSARALSSVYFVFDPEFAALSPGVFGALREIEYARSLGLDYYYLGYIVPGCEKMAYKGRFHPHEIYSWTDSRWHEVEKCEKKRSDNPQC; encoded by the coding sequence ATGATCGTCTACCAGCATCCTCAGCTTTCCCAGTCCACGGACTGCCCGTACCTGCCGAAGCAGGCCCTGTCCTATGAGCATTTCTTCGCGGATCATCTCACCGGACACGAACTGGAAACTCTTCTTGCCGGCGGCTGGCGCAAATTCGGCCACTACTTTTTCCGCCCTGCCTGCCCCGGCTGCCTAGCCTGTACCTCCCTGCGCATTCCCGTGGCCCGGTTTCGGCCAAGCCGCAGTCAGAAACGGGTTTTGCGCCTCTGCCGGAACGTGCGGGTCAGCTTCGGCCCGCTGCGCTACACTCCCGAACTGTTCGACCTGTACCAACTGCACGGACGGGAACGCTTCGGGCAGGAGAACTCCTTCGAGGAATTCGCGGCCAGCCTGCATTCTCCGTCCTGCCCTGCCCTGCTTGCCCGCTACGAGACTGCCGGACGGCTCGTGGCCGCAGGCTATCTGGACAAAAGCGCCCGGGCCCTGAGTTCCGTCTATTTTGTCTTCGACCCGGAGTTCGCCGCCCTGAGTCCAGGCGTATTCGGCGCGTTGCGGGAAATAGAGTACGCCCGGAGTCTGGGGCTTGATTACTACTATCTCGGATACATCGTGCCCGGATGCGAAAAAATGGCCTACAAAGGCCGGTTTCACCCGCACGAAATCTATTCCTGGACGGACAGTCGCTGGCACGAAGTTGAAAAATGCGAGAAAAAAAGATCTGACAATCCACAATGTTAA
- a CDS encoding cysteine desulfurase family protein: MEHRTVYLDNNATTPLHPEVKKTLIEGLEIFGNPSSMHAFGREAREKIEGARKNVATFIGAAPEEILFVGSGSEANNTVLSLLRCDSTSCACALSQRPDLITTAIEHPCVLNTARNLGRNGHKVHYLKVDGYGRIDLDELARTLSPSVGLVSIMTANNEIGTIQDIKEAARLTHEAGALFHTDAVQAVGKIPIDVKNLDVDFLTLSGHKIYGPKGVGALYVKKGAPYCPLILGGHQEFGRRAGTENSLGIIGLGKAVEMRALEMEAEEKRLLEMKKALKDGIATSIPDVLFMGHPEHSLPGTLNVSFAGAEGEAILLYLDLAGIAVSTGSACASGSLDPSHVIMATGVPVENAHGSIRISLGRENTMDDVAYVLEKLPPIIARIREMSTVYRRK; the protein is encoded by the coding sequence ATGGAACACCGCACAGTCTATCTGGACAACAACGCCACCACTCCCCTGCACCCGGAAGTCAAGAAGACTCTGATCGAGGGGCTCGAAATATTCGGTAATCCATCCAGCATGCATGCCTTCGGCCGCGAAGCCCGCGAGAAAATAGAAGGCGCGCGCAAAAACGTGGCCACTTTCATCGGCGCGGCTCCGGAAGAAATTCTCTTCGTGGGCAGCGGCTCCGAAGCCAACAACACGGTCCTGTCCCTGCTGCGCTGCGACAGCACGTCCTGCGCCTGCGCCCTGAGCCAGCGGCCTGATCTGATCACCACCGCCATCGAGCATCCCTGTGTGCTGAATACGGCCCGCAATCTGGGCCGCAACGGACACAAGGTTCATTACCTCAAAGTGGACGGATACGGCCGCATCGATCTGGACGAACTGGCCAGAACCCTTTCCCCTTCGGTGGGTCTGGTGTCCATCATGACGGCTAACAACGAGATCGGCACCATTCAGGACATCAAGGAGGCGGCCCGTCTGACCCACGAGGCCGGAGCCCTGTTCCACACCGATGCCGTGCAGGCCGTGGGCAAAATACCCATCGACGTCAAAAACCTGGACGTGGATTTTCTGACTCTGTCCGGACACAAGATCTATGGGCCCAAGGGTGTCGGCGCCCTGTACGTCAAGAAGGGCGCTCCTTACTGCCCCCTCATTCTGGGCGGGCATCAGGAATTCGGGCGGCGTGCGGGCACGGAAAATTCCCTCGGTATCATCGGTCTGGGCAAGGCAGTGGAAATGCGCGCCCTGGAAATGGAAGCCGAGGAAAAACGCCTGCTGGAAATGAAGAAAGCATTGAAGGACGGCATCGCGACCAGCATCCCGGACGTGCTGTTCATGGGACACCCCGAACACAGCCTGCCCGGCACCCTGAACGTGTCTTTCGCCGGAGCCGAGGGCGAGGCCATTCTGCTCTATCTGGATCTGGCCGGAATCGCCGTGTCCACGGGCTCGGCCTGCGCGTCGGGCTCTCTGGACCCGTCCCACGTGATCATGGCCACGGGCGTACCGGTGGAAAACGCCCATGGCTCCATACGCATCAGTCTGGGCCGCGAAAACACCATGGATGATGTGGCCTATGTGCTGGAAAAGCTGCCGCCCATCATCGCCCGCATCCGGGAAATGTCCACCGTCTACAGGAGAAAATAA
- a CDS encoding iron-sulfur cluster assembly scaffold protein produces MNAKWVYSDKVKDHFMNPRNLMREEDESGFDGIGHTGNIKCGDEMMVYIKVDPANLTVTDCKWRTYGCASAIASTSMLSEMVVGMTLDQAYTIKAKDILKNLDGLPDNKVHCSVLGDKALRAAIDDYYHKNGMEDRITTQGARVVCQCMQVTDEDIEHAVLDGARSFTELQEMTKIGTGCGECQDEAQRVLSEYVQKHFGL; encoded by the coding sequence ATGAACGCCAAATGGGTTTATTCGGATAAGGTCAAGGATCACTTCATGAATCCGCGCAATCTCATGCGCGAGGAGGACGAGTCCGGATTCGACGGCATCGGGCACACGGGCAATATCAAGTGTGGCGACGAGATGATGGTCTATATCAAAGTCGATCCCGCCAACCTGACCGTCACGGATTGCAAGTGGCGCACCTACGGCTGCGCCAGCGCCATTGCCAGCACTTCCATGCTCTCGGAAATGGTCGTCGGCATGACTCTGGACCAAGCCTATACCATAAAGGCCAAAGACATCCTGAAGAATCTGGACGGCCTGCCGGACAACAAGGTGCACTGCTCGGTGCTGGGGGACAAGGCCCTCCGGGCGGCCATCGACGACTATTACCACAAAAACGGCATGGAGGACCGCATCACCACTCAAGGCGCGCGGGTGGTCTGCCAGTGCATGCAGGTCACGGACGAAGATATCGAGCACGCCGTTCTGGACGGCGCCAGAAGCTTCACCGAATTGCAGGAAATGACCAAGATCGGCACGGGCTGTGGCGAATGCCAGGACGAGGCCCAGCGGGTTTTGAGCGAATATGTGCAGAAACACTTCGGCCTGTGA
- a CDS encoding TIGR01777 family oxidoreductase, with translation MKILVFGATGFVGGRLVPHLAARGHKVTVAARSAAVFPGEVRTILADPMKPGAWSGAVENSDAVVNLAGAPITLRWNRANRKEILESRATGTRNIVEAMRRGPAKTLLCAGATGYYGHGGDLVLTEASPRGQGFLSDVAAAWQDEAMRAETFGHRVVIPRMGVVLGHGGMLARLRPFFSLGLGGRLGPGRQWFPWIHIQDLIRVIAFLLENPEARGVFNACAPAPVTNAEFTRTLSRILRRPALLPVLAPILRLFMGEQADLLLNSQRCIPTHLESMHFQFTFPELRPALENLFLT, from the coding sequence ATGAAAATACTGGTATTCGGCGCGACCGGGTTCGTGGGCGGCCGACTTGTGCCGCACCTTGCCGCCAGAGGGCACAAGGTGACCGTGGCCGCCCGGTCCGCTGCCGTATTTCCCGGCGAAGTGCGAACCATCCTGGCCGATCCCATGAAACCGGGCGCCTGGAGCGGCGCCGTTGAAAACTCTGACGCCGTCGTCAACCTGGCCGGAGCCCCGATAACTCTTCGCTGGAACCGGGCGAACCGCAAAGAAATTCTGGAATCCCGCGCCACAGGCACCAGAAACATTGTGGAGGCCATGCGCCGGGGGCCGGCCAAAACACTGCTCTGTGCGGGAGCAACAGGATATTACGGGCACGGAGGGGATCTCGTTCTGACCGAAGCCAGCCCGCGCGGCCAAGGGTTTCTCTCCGATGTCGCCGCAGCCTGGCAGGACGAAGCCATGCGTGCGGAAACCTTTGGGCACCGCGTGGTCATCCCGCGCATGGGGGTGGTTCTGGGCCATGGCGGCATGTTGGCCCGGCTGCGCCCGTTCTTTTCTCTGGGGCTGGGCGGCCGTCTGGGTCCGGGACGGCAGTGGTTTCCGTGGATTCACATCCAGGATCTGATTCGAGTCATCGCTTTTCTGCTGGAAAATCCAGAGGCCCGGGGCGTGTTCAATGCCTGCGCTCCCGCTCCCGTGACCAACGCGGAATTCACCCGCACTCTGTCCCGTATCCTGCGCCGACCAGCCCTGCTCCCTGTCCTGGCCCCGATTCTGCGCCTGTTCATGGGCGAACAGGCCGACCTGCTCCTGAACAGCCAACGCTGCATTCCCACCCACTTGGAATCCATGCACTTTCAGTTCACCTTTCCGGAACTGCGGCCGGCCCTAGAAAATCTTTTTCTGACGTGA
- a CDS encoding DUF445 domain-containing protein translates to MLLKICFSVVICAFIGWITNFIAIKMLFHPRRPVQLGSLTVQGIFPKRQKALALNLAAAIEGELLSHQDIRGAMHHPDFSARLREKILASFTDFLGTRLTSLHPMVGMFLDGTMMEKIRELLEAELDRIVPGLLETAADELEQALDLRKVIQEKIESLSMERLETLLMSIMAREFRFIEVVGAVLGALIGLTQGLLFF, encoded by the coding sequence ATGCTGCTGAAAATCTGTTTTTCCGTGGTCATCTGCGCCTTCATCGGGTGGATCACCAACTTCATCGCCATCAAAATGCTCTTCCACCCCAGACGACCCGTACAGTTGGGTTCCCTCACGGTGCAGGGCATCTTCCCCAAGCGTCAAAAGGCTCTGGCTTTGAACCTTGCAGCGGCCATCGAGGGGGAGCTTCTCTCGCATCAGGATATCCGCGGCGCCATGCACCATCCGGATTTTTCCGCCCGGCTCAGGGAAAAAATCCTGGCAAGTTTCACAGACTTTCTGGGTACGCGCCTGACCAGCCTGCACCCCATGGTGGGGATGTTTCTGGACGGGACCATGATGGAGAAAATCAGGGAGCTTCTGGAAGCGGAGCTGGACCGCATCGTTCCCGGTCTGCTGGAAACGGCGGCGGATGAGCTGGAGCAGGCTCTGGACCTGCGGAAGGTCATTCAGGAAAAGATCGAAAGCCTGTCCATGGAACGGCTGGAGACACTGCTCATGTCCATCATGGCCAGAGAATTCCGCTTCATCGAGGTAGTGGGCGCAGTCCTCGGAGCGCTCATCGGTCTGACCCAGGGACTGCTCTTTTTCTGA
- a CDS encoding IS4 family transposase — translation MCGKRNHHNILPHKEILDLSHHNTLFSQTLSLIPRHVFQKLERRHKTGRSSRQFGFKEQFTVMAFIQLAARRSMRDGLRCLEAAGNRLYHWGLKNVARSTFADANNSRPVGFFKDLFAEMYGLCAAKAPKHKFRFKSKLFSLDATTIKLCLSLFPWASFRQAKGGVKVHTLLDHDGHIPAFATVTDAKTHESRIAQAMELPRGSIVVFDKGFISYPWFRILGAKGVFFVTRLKRNAVFKLLERRLVNRKTGVTSDHIIEVSSRGKSLRLRRIGYRDQETGKHYEFLTNHFRLSAKTIADIYKDRWQIELFFKEIKQNLRIKTFVGNSENAVLIQIYTALTVYLLLAYQKFLSRLGLSVQQLFQLIQLNLLGEASLDELLNPRRRKFDNSYNFTLLDYIA, via the coding sequence ATGTGTGGTAAAAGAAATCACCACAACATCTTGCCACACAAGGAGATTCTGGACTTGAGTCACCATAATACACTATTCTCCCAGACGCTATCTCTGATTCCCAGACATGTTTTTCAGAAACTCGAAAGACGGCACAAAACCGGGCGCTCGTCGCGTCAATTCGGTTTCAAGGAGCAGTTCACGGTCATGGCCTTCATCCAGCTTGCCGCAAGACGTTCCATGCGCGATGGCCTGCGCTGCCTTGAGGCTGCGGGAAACCGCCTGTATCACTGGGGACTGAAAAACGTGGCCCGCTCGACCTTTGCTGACGCGAACAATTCTCGCCCCGTAGGCTTTTTCAAGGATCTGTTCGCCGAGATGTACGGCCTGTGCGCCGCAAAAGCCCCGAAGCACAAATTCCGTTTCAAATCCAAATTGTTCAGTCTGGACGCCACCACCATAAAGCTTTGCCTGTCGCTTTTTCCCTGGGCCTCGTTTCGGCAGGCCAAGGGCGGCGTCAAAGTACATACCTTGCTGGATCACGATGGCCATATCCCGGCTTTCGCAACCGTCACCGACGCCAAAACCCATGAAAGCCGCATAGCTCAGGCTATGGAGTTGCCCAGGGGCTCCATCGTGGTCTTTGACAAGGGCTTCATCAGCTATCCCTGGTTTCGGATCCTCGGGGCAAAGGGTGTCTTTTTTGTGACCCGGCTCAAGCGCAACGCCGTTTTCAAACTCCTGGAGCGCCGCCTCGTGAATCGCAAGACCGGCGTTACTTCCGATCACATCATTGAAGTCTCCAGCCGGGGAAAATCCTTACGCTTGCGCCGTATCGGCTATCGTGACCAGGAAACCGGGAAACACTACGAATTTTTGACCAACCATTTCCGGCTTTCGGCGAAAACCATCGCCGACATCTATAAAGACCGCTGGCAAATCGAGCTCTTCTTCAAGGAAATCAAACAAAATTTGCGCATAAAGACCTTCGTCGGCAACTCGGAAAATGCGGTTCTGATCCAGATTTACACGGCCCTGACGGTTTACCTGCTCCTCGCGTACCAGAAATTCCTCAGCCGTCTCGGACTCTCCGTACAGCAACTCTTCCAGCTCATTCAACTCAACCTGCTCGGCGAGGCCTCCTTGGATGAACTCCTGAATCCCAGACGACGAAAATTCGATAATTCATATAACTTCACACTGTTAGATTACATCGCTTAG
- the dksA gene encoding RNA polymerase-binding protein DksA — protein sequence MEAKDLEFFREYLTQMIDDIQRQGEATIEDMSENVEYYSDPADRASAESDRTFTLRLRDRDRKLVKKINEALDRIDDGSFGVCEDCGGDIGIPRLKARPVTTLCIECKSRREEEERLRGD from the coding sequence ATGGAAGCCAAAGACCTTGAGTTCTTCAGAGAATACCTCACACAGATGATCGACGATATTCAGCGGCAAGGCGAGGCGACCATCGAAGATATGTCGGAAAATGTGGAGTATTACTCCGACCCCGCCGACAGAGCTTCCGCCGAGTCGGACCGGACCTTCACCCTGCGCCTGCGGGACCGGGACAGGAAACTGGTCAAGAAAATCAACGAGGCACTGGACAGGATAGACGATGGTTCTTTCGGCGTGTGCGAAGACTGCGGGGGAGACATCGGCATTCCGCGCCTCAAGGCCCGGCCTGTGACGACGCTGTGCATCGAATGCAAAAGCCGCCGGGAAGAGGAAGAACGGCTGCGCGGCGACTAG